In Setaria italica strain Yugu1 chromosome IX, Setaria_italica_v2.0, whole genome shotgun sequence, the genomic stretch GGTTTTGACCTTTGTTGCATACTCTGTGTGCTTCTCGGCAATCATTGAGATGGGGGGCGAATAATTCAGACCTGTCAAACTCGGTATGTGCATGCGGAGACGGGAGCAAACAATGCGCACTGTTGTTGATTGCGCTCGTCTAAAATGATTGGTACAAAAGGATTTTTAAGCTTAtaaatgattttttttggaaCGGGCTGTAAAAATGGGGCTCATCTCCCCTCTTGTTTCACTAATTGAAAAGGGCTCATCTACTTTGAATATGGCTTAGCTTAGATGGAGTTAGTAGAATTGCTCAACCATTTAAATGAGGATCGCTGTGTGTTCTAATCCCACTCGCTAATTGCTACGGCATGTAAATGTTCAAGTGCGCTCACTTATCTCAGGTCATCGACGGGGATAACAATGGTGGCGTTTTCTTTCTTATCTTGGACCAATCGAAAGATACTTCCTCAACTTTGAAAATATCTCATTAAATATCGGACATCAAAGAGAGGAAGATATTTCTTCTCGCCAAAGCGCATGCCGGATAGATCCTGCGAGCTTTGGCGACTCCCTTTTTGCACTTTTGGATAAATCCAAGGGGTGTCGCTCGCTGCAGGACCGGTCCTCCACTCCTCCTCGAATCGAAAGGAAGCGCGAGACAGCGAGACGGGGCGCCACGCCTGGCAGAAATGGAGCTTTCTTGTCCTTGGACTCTTgggaggagatggagatcagATCACTTAACCCAAGTCATCCGCTAGTCTAGTGTGTGCGGGGATCGGAATGGGATGGCCGACGCCGACAGGGCTTCGGCCTTTCCTATCCCCCAAGTGGCCAAGCTGGCGACGTGATCTCCAACCCATGAAGCAGCCCAGCCTCATCCACTTGCGCGCGAGGGAGACCTGTTGGTTGACGGCCCACGCCGGGCCCGTCCCGTTCCCCATCGGCCGACTTCCGCCGAACCGTGTCCTGTCAGCCTGCCTGTCATCCCGTGGGCGCTCATCAGGTTTCTATGATAAGGAGTATATTATTACTAGTGGCACGTGACGGGTTCGCCCAATTCAACCCGGCAGGGCAGCTGTGTGTGACCGTCTGCCAGTAGTGAGTGATTCGTGCGCTGAACCAGGCCGCCGTCCCAGACTCCCAGTTGCGTTGCGCTTTGGCCTTTCTCCCTCTCGCGCCCCGGCTGGCGGCGTCACGCATGGGCGTGCCCCGTGCATGGCTCTGTAAAATTTTGCCAAGGGGCACGGTGAACATTACGATACCTCCGTGAGCCGTGCCCGTCCGTCCGCGCGACGCGCCCGTGCGGCCGGCCGTCGCGGCAGAGGCACCCCCACCCACCCCTCCCACCTATAAAGCGAACCGGCCCGGGCGGGACGCGCCCTCACAGCTCTCCTCGCGCATAAGCGCCCGCGCTCTGCTCGGACGAGCGGACGAAACGGGCGGGAGCTTCTCCCCCGCGGCTTCGtctcccgccaccgccacgcgCGCCTAGCTAGCAGCTTTCCCTCCGGCGCGGCGCGCTTCGCATCGTCACCGAGGGGAAGAGAAACAAGCGGCGGCAACGAGGCGCGTCCGGATGGATTTCGCAACCGAGCAGCACGGGTAAGCAAGCAAAGGCGATTCGATTCGATTCGATTCGATGGGTCAATCGAGAAACCATTTTGTCATGGAAGAAGAGAAAACTCATCCGCTCTGTTCTGTTTGTCCGGGACGCGAAGTTGCGAGCATTACAGGCGCGGGTGCCGGGTCGTGGCGCCCTGCTGCGGCGAGGTCTTCGGCTGCCGCCATTGCCACAACGACGCCAAGGTCCGGCCCTTGATATCGATTTCGTTTACCCCCTCTCCGCTCTCATTCCAACCATGCTGCTTCTGTTGTTTATGTCTttgaattaaaagaaaaaaactctGAATCATTGGGATTTCCTCTGTGCCGCAGAACTCGCTCGAGGTCGACCCGCGCGACCGCCACGAGATCCCTCGTCACGAAATAAACAAGGTCGGTGCTTCTTGGCTAATCTTGTGCTTGAGTTTTCACCGTTTGCTTCTGTCCTTCCTTTTCTGAAGTTGTTCTGAATTTAGTTAGGCTTCATGCATCATGATTCATTGATTCTTTCCTCTTTGGGAGACCCAATGTTTCTTGTCCAATGTCAAAATCCAAAGAAACCATTGGCCCTTTCAGTCTAAAAGAAGCCCGTCCTCAGATCTTTCGCCCATTTCTTCAGATAAGGTTAGCACAATAGCCTAGTGATATCTCCAGGGAtcccaagatttttttttctcacccATCTTCAGATAAAAGGCGACATCCGGAGTAGATGTGCTCTAGGGAATCGTTCCTTCTTGATATCAACTCACTCCACTTGTCAATAAAATATTGGCCACTTCTGCTCATCTGCTGCAACCTGACCTGCACCTTGTGGCCGGCGGGCAGTGTGGTCCACTAGATTTTTTTAAGCTCAGGCAAGAGTGCCATTAGAAGGAAGGCGGCTGGGAGATTAGTGAAAAAAGAGAAGCAAGAAAGGGAGAGGACAAAGGCATATCTCACATCGAATTGAAAGGAGTAACTGCACTCAGCTGATTGAGTGCTGCATAATTGAGAACCTGAATATGATTGCTGCTCACTGTTGTATTTCCTTATCTAGATCAAGTAGCAATCGATTTGCTAAAGCAATTCTTCACACTCTTTCTTTGACTTATTTAATGAAAATAGGTAGGGCCATAGGGGCCTACGCTCCTGACTTTCCAGAAAAAAAGGATAGGCTAAATCATATTTGATTCTTTTCTGGAGTCCACATGGGCATGATTGCTTCCCTAAAAAGAAAAGATCGGCTAAAGAAATAGATTTCTCCAGACATATAATGGCCATTAATGTCCTATCCCATTTCTGTACAGTAGAGAATTCTGTGGCCATTTCGAACAGTTTTCTGATAATACATATAAATTATTTGGATACATGGAGTAATattctccttttattttatttattaaagaaaaaataaatattagacCACATGGACACAGCATGCTTTTACAACTATTTCAGTGGCTATTCCTTTTACCACTAAAATCACACGAATTCGGTTCCCCTTATACTGTGGACGTACTGAAACTGTTTTACTATACAGGTGATCTGCACTCTCTGTTCCAAAGAACAGGATGTAAGTTATCAAACCAAATAGTACTCCAAGTCATTCAAGAACATTTATTGACATAAAGGCTAGTTTCATGAACACTGTTCATTTCCATTGACAAATGACAGGTGCAACAGAATTGTTCTAACTGTGGGGCCTGCATGGGGAAATACTTCTGTGAAATATGCAATTTTTTCGACGATGATGTaagcacattttttttttgttttgactcTTTGTGATAAATTAATATTGGCTTAGATATGGAGATCACCACGCTATACTTTGTAAATAAATTTCATGATTCCCTTCCTCGCAAAATAAAAAATCATGCTTCCCAATCTGATAGACATACTGCCCTGTTCCAGATCTCTAAGGGCCAATACCACTGTCATGGATGTGGCATATGCAGGCAAGTACCAACTCACAGCTAGGTTTTCCTCCAAAAATACTTTACCGCTGTGCTCAAATTTTTCTGAAGCATTTGCTATTTATTCAAAATGATCAATCTGGATTCctttatcttcttttttttcagaacTGGCGGTGCAGACAACTTCTTTCACTGCGACACATGCGGTAAGTTTCTGCATGACATTCGTTCTGCTATGATTCTATTAACTGTTCCGCAACAAGGATTTCACCAACTCTCGCGCTGCCTTTGTTGTAATCTGACAGGGTGTTGCTACAGCAATGTCTTGAAGGACTCTCACCGCTGTGTGGAAAGAGCAATGCATCACAACTGCCCTGTCTGCTTTGAGGTGAGTGGCCTGTGCTCCATGGTATTTCATTCAATCATTCTAAGAAAAGAAATCATTTCATTTTGAACTATGCAGTTCGTGATCTTGAGAAAAATTCCTCTCTCTTCCTTGGCAGTATCTGTTCGACTCCACGAAGGACATCAGCGTGCTGCAGTGCGGCCACACGATTCATCTGGAGTGCATGAACGAGATGAGAGCGCACCATCAGTGAGTTCCTCGCTCGCATCCTTCAGAGACAACTTTTTCATCCCATTCCCGCAACGATCTCAAGCCCTTTTTGACTTTGATCTTGGCATCAGCTTCTCGTGCCCGGTGTGCTCGAGGTCCGCCTGCGACATGACGGACACGTGGCGGAAGCTCGACGAGGAGGTCGCGGCGACGCCGATGCCGGAGATCTACCTGACGAAGATGGTAAGCAGCAGATCGCTAACTCCCCACACACGACCCTGCAGGTCGGATGCCGATTGCTGAAGCTGAACGATGGATGGACTGCAGGTGTGGATCCTGTGCAACGACTGCAGCGCGACGTCGAGCGTGCGGTTCCACGTGCTGGGGCAGAAGTGCCCCGGGTGCAGCTCCTACAACACCCGGGAGACAAGGGCCGGCCCGGCGCTCGCCGCGCGCTCCAGAGTTTGAGCAGAGGCCCACGCCACAAACGCCGAGGAGGTTCATTCGAAGCCCAAAGCGTCCATGTCCACCAGGTACATCATGGTCGAGGATGCAGTTGAAGCGCGGTGCTGTCCCTGCGATCCCTGCCGGGAAGGCGCGCTGGCTGAAGCTGGAGAGGAGAGACATTGGTTTCGGCAGCTTGCATTGCATGTTCAGAGAATCACTGTGTGCCAATTGCCTCACTGTATTTGCTATGGTTCGCTGGAGCAATTGAGTTGCATTACATGAGCGAGCCTCTCTAGGCCATGACCGTGTACCGAACAGAAACTGGGAATTTTGCAGGAATTTGAGTATCAAAGCAGTTCAGTGTAGCTCTCTACCTTCTTCATTTATCTTTGTGGAAAAGACTTGGCTTTGTTACCAGAAATTCGTTTCAGTCTTTCAGAAGCAAGCAGGAATAGAATCTGGGCCTAACGCCCCGGCAGCCCATATGTCGGGCTGAAGCCGCGCCAAACCAGAATGGGCCGAGCAGTTTACATGAAACCTGATGCACTTCACagttttttcctttccttctgAGGATTCAGTTTTTTCTCCCTTCTTttccatttgaaaaaaaaagaagaattgtGATGGCAACTTTGCACAGCTGATTATTGTGTGCAGTTGCGGCGGAACTTGTTTTTGTTTCTTGTCACCCATCTGCGGTACACTGCCCCGACCAAGCTGGCCAATtgagtggtggtggtgctggtctGCTGGAGCCTGCAGGCGGGGCCTCGACCGCTAACGCACGGCGGCAGgaaactgctgctgctgcatcatcTGATTTGATTAGCCGAAAAGGATCGCTCCACGAAACGGCCGCCTTTCTCTTTCCAAATCATCCCTACTGTGATGAGCTATCCATCATAGCATAAGGCATGGTATCATGCTTGTCCTCCCTGTATACCAATAACAAAGAAAAAGCCGTGCTCCTTTTTATAATCTCTCCCGTTTGCTAGTTGTTTGTTGTTGCACAAGAACTGAACTGCGGTGGCTCACCGGTAATGCCTAACTACTGATTTCTTGTGAGAGCAACCCATTACATTGTTTTTGTTTCACCTGAGAGGTACAGACGCACAAAACTAATTCAAGCTAACGAACCGAGTCAGCGCCTTTGCGTATATGCACAGTCGTGAAAGCTACAGCATCGCGAAACCGCATCTAATGCCCTTCAGCCCTTGATCGATATAACAACTTATAGAGATGGATAGATAGATACAAGTATGATTGAATATACACGTACGCGCCAAGCCAGCAAGTATCGTTTGCTTGGTACCTGGAGACCGGACGAGGAGCGTCGTGGTCACGCGCGCGACCACGTGCCGGAGGCATACGCCTACCAGGTGCGTCGCATGATTGGGATGCAGCTGTAGACCCGTACTAGTAAACTCCACGAGCCTGGCATCCTCACGATCACGCTTCCCGAGCGACACACGAAAAAGGGACGGAGGGGTAGGTAACCAACGAGTCCTCCTGCTTCGTTGCGAAATACAGATGTCCTTCGGTGGGAGTAGCGTCCAAAACAACCCCGTGGCCGGCAACGGCGGAGCACGCGTCATCGTCATCCGTATCCATCCCCTCCGCCGATCCACCGCAAGGCCTCTGCGCGAGAAACCCGCGCGACGTCCGCAGTGGTGCCGAGCGCCCCGAACCCACCCACGTTTCCCATGATCACGAGCGGACGAGCCCACgaccccgcgcgccgcgcggatCGGGCGCGGGCGCAGCAGGTCCCGGCCGAAACGGCGACATCACACGTCCGCCACCTCCCAAAACAGCCAAAAACCGCAGTGCTCCACCCGCGACGCAACCCGACCGCTCGCGTGTCGCGTCGGCactcggccggccgccggcctgaCCCGCAGGCCAGACGAAACAAAGCCATCGCGGcggcctggccggccggccccgcgcgcccttCTTGCCAACTCGGCGGCTCGCCCCCGACGGAACGGACCGAGGAGCACGCGCCGCTTCCCTGACGCTCTCTCTGCCCGACTGCCTGCCATAAGTAGCTGGACCAGCCGTGCCCGACGCCCCTCTCGCTCTCCTCTCCCCCCGGTCAAAGCCAGCACGACAACACACCGGACTGGCTAGCTGTCCCCTTCGCTCCCTCGGCTTCCTTCCtcggcgccgctgccggcccgCGCCTGCGCCTCCGGCCGCGCCTCTATCCCTCCGCCCCGCCCCTCCCGCCTCGGCCCCGCCCGCATTCCTTCCCGCGCCGCGTCGCC encodes the following:
- the LOC101765663 gene encoding E3 ubiquitin-protein ligase RZFP34 isoform X2; protein product: MDFATEQHGCEHYRRGCRVVAPCCGEVFGCRHCHNDAKNSLEVDPRDRHEIPRHEINKVQQNCSNCGACMGKYFCEICNFFDDDISKGQYHCHGCGICRTGGADNFFHCDTCGCCYSNVLKDSHRCVERAMHHNCPVCFEYLFDSTKDISVLQCGHTIHLECMNEMRAHHHFSCPVCSRSACDMTDTWRKLDEEVAATPMPEIYLTKMVWILCNDCSATSSVRFHVLGQKCPGCSSYNTRETRAGPALAARSRV
- the LOC101765663 gene encoding E3 ubiquitin-protein ligase RZFP34 isoform X1 gives rise to the protein MDFATEQHGCEHYRRGCRVVAPCCGEVFGCRHCHNDAKNSLEVDPRDRHEIPRHEINKVICTLCSKEQDVQQNCSNCGACMGKYFCEICNFFDDDISKGQYHCHGCGICRTGGADNFFHCDTCGCCYSNVLKDSHRCVERAMHHNCPVCFEYLFDSTKDISVLQCGHTIHLECMNEMRAHHHFSCPVCSRSACDMTDTWRKLDEEVAATPMPEIYLTKMVWILCNDCSATSSVRFHVLGQKCPGCSSYNTRETRAGPALAARSRV